The Kitasatospora setae KM-6054 genome contains a region encoding:
- a CDS encoding RCC1 domain-containing protein, which produces MTSTQTATATATAADPTATATATATGGRSRLRPVLAAGLAAFTALSLAAVPAGTAHAQEKRLKAWGNNRSGQLGDGTWTDFRTTATTVLGLTSAEVVKIAAGGGGSATGHGLALLTDRTVQSWGANGSGQLGDGSVFSHNAPGQVVNLSSARDVAAGGWHSLALLDDQTVVAWGRNNYGQLGNGTNSDSSVPVRVEGLNKVIAIAAGLNHSIALREDGTVWAWGYNINGQLGDGTSASRNVPAPVGGLTGVTKIAAGCNHNLALVGPPSGGVKPTSGNAVKAWGYNATGQLGDNSTINRYTPVDTQGIWLGGVSQIAAGCNHSLAVTDSDNKLKAWGQNTSGQVGDGTTDYRITPVPVPGLKGIQLVAGGREHTIVLLGDNTVRSWGANGSGQLGNGTTTESSTPVTTLTALTGVDKIAAPVGGDFSLAN; this is translated from the coding sequence ATGACGTCCACGCAGACCGCCACCGCCACCGCCACCGCCGCTGACCCCACGGCCACCGCCACGGCCACGGCCACCGGCGGCCGCTCCCGGCTGCGGCCGGTGCTCGCCGCCGGACTGGCCGCGTTCACCGCCCTCAGCCTGGCCGCCGTGCCCGCCGGGACCGCGCACGCGCAGGAGAAGCGGCTCAAAGCCTGGGGCAACAACCGCTCCGGACAGCTCGGCGACGGCACCTGGACCGACTTCCGCACCACCGCGACCACCGTGCTCGGCCTCACCAGCGCCGAGGTCGTCAAGATCGCCGCCGGCGGCGGCGGTTCCGCCACCGGGCACGGGCTCGCGCTGCTCACCGACCGCACCGTGCAGTCCTGGGGCGCCAACGGCTCCGGGCAGCTCGGCGACGGCAGCGTGTTCAGCCACAACGCGCCCGGCCAGGTGGTCAACCTCTCCAGCGCCCGCGACGTCGCGGCCGGCGGCTGGCACAGCCTCGCCCTGCTGGACGACCAGACCGTGGTCGCCTGGGGCCGCAACAACTACGGGCAGCTCGGCAACGGCACCAACAGCGACAGCAGCGTCCCCGTCCGGGTCGAGGGCCTCAACAAGGTCATCGCGATCGCCGCCGGCCTCAACCACAGCATCGCGCTGCGCGAGGACGGCACCGTCTGGGCCTGGGGCTACAACATCAACGGGCAGCTGGGCGACGGCACTTCCGCCAGCCGCAACGTCCCGGCCCCGGTCGGCGGACTCACCGGCGTCACCAAGATCGCGGCCGGCTGCAACCACAACCTCGCCCTGGTCGGACCGCCCAGCGGCGGCGTGAAGCCCACCAGCGGCAACGCGGTCAAGGCCTGGGGCTACAACGCGACCGGCCAACTCGGCGACAACAGCACCATCAACCGGTACACCCCCGTCGACACCCAGGGCATCTGGCTCGGCGGCGTCTCGCAGATCGCGGCCGGCTGCAACCACAGCCTGGCCGTCACCGACAGCGACAACAAGCTGAAAGCCTGGGGCCAGAACACCTCCGGCCAGGTCGGCGACGGCACCACCGACTACCGGATCACGCCCGTCCCCGTGCCCGGCCTCAAGGGCATCCAACTGGTCGCCGGCGGACGCGAGCACACCATCGTGCTGCTCGGCGACAACACCGTCCGCTCCTGGGGTGCGAACGGCTCCGGCCAACTCGGCAACGGCACCACCACCGAGAGCAGCACCCCCGTCACCACGCTGACCGCGCTGACCGGCGTCGACAAGATCGCCGCACCGGTGGGCGGTGACTTCAGTCTCGCCAACTGA
- a CDS encoding cupin domain-containing protein, with protein sequence MSFCPPPPRATFAPSAAPCPDDTPAAPPPVPVAVLAAALVEGPLDLSSLVSLTAASRTLTVLRRLDLPPGGSTGWHYHPGPMVTLVASGLLTHVTAAGTHLWAAGSAFMEPAGSEHVHLGRNDHAAPLALFTLSFLPPGAPVAVDAPAPVWAVP encoded by the coding sequence ATGAGCTTCTGCCCGCCGCCGCCCCGCGCCACCTTCGCCCCGAGCGCCGCGCCCTGCCCCGACGACACCCCCGCAGCTCCGCCCCCCGTTCCCGTCGCCGTCCTCGCGGCGGCCCTCGTCGAAGGCCCGCTCGATCTCTCCTCCCTCGTCTCCCTCACCGCCGCCTCCCGGACGCTCACGGTCCTGCGCCGTCTCGACCTGCCTCCGGGCGGGAGCACGGGGTGGCACTACCATCCGGGTCCGATGGTGACCCTGGTCGCGTCGGGGCTGCTGACCCATGTCACCGCCGCGGGCACGCACCTGTGGGCGGCCGGCAGCGCGTTCATGGAGCCGGCCGGGTCCGAGCACGTGCATCTCGGCCGCAACGACCACGCCGCCCCGCTCGCGCTGTTCACCCTCTCGTTCCTGCCACCCGGCGCGCCCGTGGCCGTCGACGCCCCCGCCCCGGTGTGGGCCGTGCCGTGA